One segment of Shewanella piezotolerans WP3 DNA contains the following:
- a CDS encoding phosphate ABC transporter substrate-binding protein — translation MKKVIGLLTAVGLMASPQVLAGTVTVSGSTSVAHVMEVLAENYQNVSNKNVEVQSTGSSAGIRAAKDGTSMIGMSSRNVKQSELSSDTKEIVIARDGIAAAVNNANPVKNLTQEQISKIYRGEIKNWSEVGGESRPIVVVTRENGSGTRGAFEEIMKLQRTINGHKVTAIIPTAQVGNGNGMIKTIVANNPYAIGYISLGSVDDSLRAIDVDGVAATDDNIAAGDYQIARPFIVLMDKNAPSTAQDFIEYIMSADGQGIVASEGYIRVQ, via the coding sequence ATGAAAAAAGTTATTGGCTTATTAACTGCTGTAGGTTTGATGGCATCACCGCAGGTTTTAGCAGGTACTGTTACGGTATCTGGCTCAACCTCTGTTGCCCATGTCATGGAAGTTCTGGCAGAAAATTATCAAAACGTATCGAACAAAAATGTTGAAGTTCAGAGCACTGGTTCTTCAGCAGGCATTCGCGCAGCAAAAGATGGCACCAGCATGATAGGCATGTCATCTCGTAACGTAAAACAGAGCGAATTGAGCAGTGATACTAAAGAGATAGTTATCGCAAGGGATGGCATTGCTGCAGCGGTTAATAATGCTAATCCAGTAAAGAACTTAACCCAAGAGCAAATCTCAAAAATCTATCGTGGCGAAATCAAAAACTGGAGTGAGGTTGGCGGAGAGTCTCGCCCAATTGTAGTGGTTACCCGTGAAAATGGTTCGGGTACTCGCGGGGCTTTTGAAGAGATAATGAAACTGCAGCGTACGATTAACGGCCACAAAGTCACTGCGATCATCCCTACCGCTCAAGTGGGTAATGGTAACGGTATGATAAAAACCATTGTAGCAAACAATCCATACGCTATTGGCTATATCTCATTAGGCAGTGTTGATGACAGTTTGCGCGCTATCGATGTTGATGGTGTTGCCGCAACAGATGACAACATAGCTGCAGGCGACTACCAAATTGCACGTCCATTTATTGTGTTAATGGATAAAAATGCCCCAAGCACAGCGCAAGATTTTATTGAGTACATTATGTCAGCTGATGGCCAAGGAATTGTCGCAAGCGAAGGTTATATCCGCGTTCAATAA
- the pstC gene encoding phosphate ABC transporter permease subunit PstC codes for MVGVISVATIGWFVFQEGLPAFKEAGIVNLVLGREWLPPALYGIFPMIVSTLISTAGAVVIGVPIAILTAVFLAELAPKWLADIVRPAVELLAGIPSVVYGFFGLVIIVPAIETLFNIPAGNTILAGIIVLAIMILPTVITISETSLRALPPVYKEGALALGASHIYSIFKVLVPAARSGIFTGVALGIARAIGETMAIIMVMGNAPAMPGSILEPARTLTANIAMEMSYATGIHSSALYSTGIVLLVFIVLLNASLLYLNRTRSY; via the coding sequence ATGGTAGGTGTAATCTCTGTAGCCACTATCGGGTGGTTTGTATTCCAAGAGGGGTTACCCGCTTTTAAAGAAGCGGGCATCGTCAACCTAGTATTAGGTCGAGAATGGTTACCACCAGCTCTTTACGGCATATTCCCGATGATAGTATCGACCCTAATATCAACTGCTGGAGCTGTTGTAATTGGTGTCCCTATCGCAATCTTAACTGCTGTATTTTTAGCTGAGTTGGCACCAAAATGGCTAGCAGATATAGTACGCCCAGCGGTCGAATTATTGGCCGGTATACCTTCAGTGGTGTATGGCTTTTTTGGACTAGTGATAATCGTCCCAGCTATCGAAACCCTATTTAATATCCCTGCGGGTAACACTATTCTAGCAGGGATAATTGTACTGGCAATCATGATATTGCCAACAGTGATAACCATCTCTGAAACTTCATTACGCGCATTACCGCCTGTTTATAAAGAGGGCGCATTAGCACTTGGTGCATCGCATATCTACAGCATTTTTAAAGTACTTGTTCCCGCAGCGCGTAGTGGCATATTTACTGGAGTGGCATTAGGTATCGCCCGTGCTATCGGCGAGACCATGGCCATTATTATGGTGATGGGCAACGCACCAGCAATGCCAGGTTCAATACTTGAGCCCGCTAGAACATTAACCGCTAATATTGCGATGGAGATGTCTTATGCCACAGGAATCCACTCCAGCGCACTCTATTCAACAGGCATAGTGCTGTTGGTTTTCATTGTGTTACTTAACGCCAGCTTGTTATATCTAAACCGTACGAGGAGCTACTAA